CATTTCCCTGCGCGGCCTGCAGGCGTTGCTGGACAGCCGCTCTGCCGCCCTGGGGGCCTTGCAGCGTCCCTCCCTGGAAAGCATGCGGCAGCGCTACGGCGAAGGCCTGGGCACGCTTATCGTCTGCGCCCTGGTGCGGCAGGATCTGCAACGCCGCCAGCTGGCCGTGAGCCCCGAGGCGCTGGAGGCGGCCATCGAAGCCGTGCGCCAGGATTACGGCGGCAAGGAAGCCCTGGACCGCTACCTGGCCGACGAGGCCCTGGACGCGGAAGAGTGGCGCGCCCTCATGCGCGACCACCTTTCCCTGGTCCAGTTTGAGAAGCTGGTGCTGGAGCCGGGCATCCGGGTGGGGCTGGACGAAGTGCGCGCTTTTTATCAGGACCACGCGAAGGATTTTGATCTGCCCCCCCTGTTGACCGTCTGTTTTGTGAGCGGCGCGGAGCGGCAGGCGGTGGAGGCTTTTTGCGGCGCATTCCCGCGTTTGCCCGCCGCGGGCGCGGAGGGCGCGCTGCGCCAGTGCCTGGAAGCCCGGGCCGAAGATTTGCCGCAGCCCTGGCGTAAGGCCGTGGCCGGCCTCAAACCTGGGCAGTGCGCCCCGCCCAGGGCGGAGGACGGCGGCTGGCGCACCGTGGCGCTGCGCGCCCGTAAACCCGCAGCGCGCCTGGGCCTGGCCGAAGCCTATGCCCTGGTGGAACAGGAGCTGCGGGAGCAGAAGCTGGACGCCGCTTTTTTACGCTGGCTGGAGGGGGCGCTGGCCCAGGCCCGCATCCGGGTATCCCCGGATCTCAAGGCGGATCTGCTGACGCCGCCTTCGGGCCGGAAGAACGGGGCGGAGGATAACGGCCCGGAGCAGGAGCCTTAGCGGCGGCGTTGCATACGGCGGCAATTTGGGCTAAAAACGGCAAGATTTGGCTGTTCCGGAATACTCCGGCGCAGCTGCAAAGGGAGAGCGCATCGTGAAAAAAACACTTGTTCTGCTGCTGGTCGCCTGGCTTGCGGTTGCGGGCGCGGCCCGGGCCGCCCAGCTCAACAAGGTGGCGGCCGTGGTCAACGGGCAGGTCATCACCATGTTTGACCTGCAGAAAAACGCCCTGCCGGATCTGGCCCGCGCCAGGCTTAATCCCAACGACCCCAAACAGGCCAAGGCCGTGGACGCTGTGCTGCGCAAGGTGCTGGACATGATGGTCATGGACATCCTCATCGCGCAGGAGGCCAAGCGCCTCAAGGTCAGCGTTGCGCCGTCCGAGGTAGACAACGAGCTTACCAAGATCATGCAGGCCAACCGCCTGACCAAGGAGCAGTTCGAGCAGCAGCTGGCCCGGCAGAAGAGCAGCGTGGCCGAGCTGCGCGGCACTATAGAAAGAGGCCTGCTGCGGCAGAAGATTATGGGCATGGAGGTGGGCCGCAAGGTGGTGGTCACCCCGGAGGAAATCAAGGCCTATTACGAGGCCCACAAAGACACCATGTACAACCGCACCGGCCTGCACATGGGCCTTTTGGTCTACGCGCCCAACGTCAACGCCGCCGCCATCGCCGCCCAGATCAGATCCGGCGCGCTCAGCTTTGAGGAAGCCGCCGGAAAGTATTCCATCGCCCCCAACAAAGACAAGGGCGGCGACATGGGCGTGGTGGAGTGGGAGCGCCTCAACCCCGAATGGGAGGCCCGTCTGACCAAAATGAAGCCCGGCGACGTGACCGAGCTCTTTGATCTTCAGGGCCGCAAAGCCCAGGTGCATCTGTTCCGTCCCGGCGGCGGCGGCGCGGAACTGCTCACCTTTGAGCAGGCCAAGCCGCAGATTGACGCCATTTTGCGGCAGCCCAAGGCCATGGAGCGCTTTGAGGAGTATTCCACCCAGCTGCGCAGCCGGGCCGTCATCGATATCCGGCTGTAACGGGCCGGCTTCCGGCGCGGGCGGAACGCGCCGGGACGTGCGTCTTTACCCGCGCCGGGGGCGGCGCGCATCCGCATACCGAGGCATGGCATGACCTTAGAGGAACTGGGCGCGGCCCTGCGCGCCGAACGCGAAAAGCGCGGTCTGAGCGTGGACGATGTGGCCGCGCGTCTCAAAATCGGCGTGCGCCAGCTGCGTGCTCTGGAGGAGGGCGATACCGCGGGTCTGCCCCATCCGGCTTACGCCAAGGGGTTTATCCGCTCTTACGCCGCCTATGTGGGCCTGGCGGCCGAGGAAGTGAACGCGGCCCTCACTGCCCTGAACAGCGCCCTGGACCCCACGCCGCCCCAGAGCGTCTATGAGCCGGAACGCCTGCTGACGCCGCACCGCAATCTCAAGCCTTTTCTGGCCCTTGCGGCCGCGCTGCTGCTGGCTGGGCTGGGCTGGCTGGCTTGGCGGCAGGGCGCGCTGGACTTTCTGACTTCCCAGACCCGTCGCCTGGCCCAGCCGACGCCGGAGGCCGAGGTCGTCCCCAGTCGGGAGCGCGCCGTGCCTTTGTCCGCCGCGCAGTCTCCGCAGGTGGCGGAAGCGCCTGTGCCTGCGCCCCAGGCGACGCCCGCACCCCAGCAGCGCGCGCCGGAAGGCGCGTCAACCGACGCAGAGCCCGGCACTGCCGGATCGCCTGCGGCGGCCGCAGCAACGGCCCGCGAGGCGGTTCCCGCGCTCGTGGGCACCCCCGGTTGGGGCGGCCAGCCGGCTGCGACGCCCGCCGCGTCAA
This is a stretch of genomic DNA from Desulfovibrio legallii. It encodes these proteins:
- a CDS encoding SurA N-terminal domain-containing protein; translation: MKKTLVLLLVAWLAVAGAARAAQLNKVAAVVNGQVITMFDLQKNALPDLARARLNPNDPKQAKAVDAVLRKVLDMMVMDILIAQEAKRLKVSVAPSEVDNELTKIMQANRLTKEQFEQQLARQKSSVAELRGTIERGLLRQKIMGMEVGRKVVVTPEEIKAYYEAHKDTMYNRTGLHMGLLVYAPNVNAAAIAAQIRSGALSFEEAAGKYSIAPNKDKGGDMGVVEWERLNPEWEARLTKMKPGDVTELFDLQGRKAQVHLFRPGGGGAELLTFEQAKPQIDAILRQPKAMERFEEYSTQLRSRAVIDIRL
- a CDS encoding peptidylprolyl isomerase, translated to MRVHPAAPRRNILPVLAAFCCLCLALAGCLEARLPEGVVATVNGEAISLRGLQALLDSRSAALGALQRPSLESMRQRYGEGLGTLIVCALVRQDLQRRQLAVSPEALEAAIEAVRQDYGGKEALDRYLADEALDAEEWRALMRDHLSLVQFEKLVLEPGIRVGLDEVRAFYQDHAKDFDLPPLLTVCFVSGAERQAVEAFCGAFPRLPAAGAEGALRQCLEARAEDLPQPWRKAVAGLKPGQCAPPRAEDGGWRTVALRARKPAARLGLAEAYALVEQELREQKLDAAFLRWLEGALAQARIRVSPDLKADLLTPPSGRKNGAEDNGPEQEP
- a CDS encoding helix-turn-helix domain-containing protein, producing MTLEELGAALRAEREKRGLSVDDVAARLKIGVRQLRALEEGDTAGLPHPAYAKGFIRSYAAYVGLAAEEVNAALTALNSALDPTPPQSVYEPERLLTPHRNLKPFLALAAALLLAGLGWLAWRQGALDFLTSQTRRLAQPTPEAEVVPSRERAVPLSAAQSPQVAEAPVPAPQATPAPQQRAPEGASTDAEPGTAGSPAAAAATAREAVPALVGTPGWGGQPAATPAASTGQGQAGQGQSSQAQAGEEQGGPHKVILTALEECWVHSNADSTDTRQFSLRKGDTFALTFSKSLELKLGNAGGVRLRYDGQDLPPAGQSGQVRTLRFPPPAQP